In one window of Methanosarcina vacuolata Z-761 DNA:
- a CDS encoding FkbM family methyltransferase: protein MVKIAKELLGKQSIKVLVEVGARDCRETLSFYKLLPNANIYTFECNPQTLPDCRAAVKNKPRINLIEKAVSNVTGIIKFYPINPSKTITTWANGNPGASSIFKASGKYPVEKYIQDEIEVESIRLEDFIKENSIDTIDLMWMDIQGAELLALKGLGDRIQQLKLVYLEIEFFEIYKDQPLYDDLRAFLNKKGFLLVGFTNIGKYSGDAIFVNGKYFDNYFKKLKCNILNQYTHLKYKAYRIVSFV from the coding sequence TTAAAGTGCTTGTGGAGGTCGGAGCAAGAGATTGTCGGGAAACACTTAGCTTTTACAAATTATTGCCAAATGCAAATATTTATACTTTTGAATGTAATCCTCAAACGCTTCCTGATTGTCGAGCGGCGGTAAAAAATAAGCCACGTATAAATTTGATTGAGAAAGCTGTTTCAAATGTTACAGGGATTATTAAATTTTATCCAATTAATCCGTCAAAAACCATAACAACGTGGGCTAATGGGAATCCAGGTGCTTCATCAATATTTAAAGCATCAGGAAAATATCCAGTGGAGAAGTATATTCAGGATGAAATTGAAGTAGAATCAATTAGACTAGAGGATTTTATCAAAGAAAATTCAATAGATACAATTGACTTGATGTGGATGGATATACAAGGAGCTGAATTATTAGCATTAAAAGGATTAGGAGATAGAATTCAACAGCTTAAATTAGTATATTTAGAAATTGAATTTTTTGAGATATATAAAGATCAGCCACTCTATGATGACTTAAGAGCATTTCTAAATAAAAAAGGATTTTTGTTAGTTGGATTTACAAACATAGGGAAATACTCAGGAGATGCAATTTTTGTAAATGGTAAGTATTTTGACAACTATTTCAAAAAACTGAAATGTAATATTTTGAATCAATACACTCATTTAAAATATAAAGCATATAGAATAGTAAGCTTTGTGTAA